The window ATTGAACAAAAAATTATAGAGCGCGCGTGTCTTCTTGCTAAAGCCGACTTAGTAACAGATATGATTTATGAGTACCCGGAGCTTCAAGGCACAATTGGCGCTCTTTACGCTAATAAAGATGGTGAAGACAAAAATGTAGCAATTTCTATACAAGAGCATTATTGGCCGCTTAGTGCTGATGGCAAGCTTCCAAACAGTTCACTTTCAACTATAATTTCTATAGCCGATAAAATAGACACACTTTGCGGCGATTTTGCAGCTGGACTAATACCAAGCGGCTCTGCTGACCCTTACGGTTTAAGGCGGGCATCTGTTGGTGTTATAAGGATGTTACTTGGCGGGACTAGTTTAGAAATTTCTTCTTTGATAGATAAAGCCTACTCTTTGTTACCTGAAAAGCTTTCAAACAATGTCCGTTCAAAAGAACAGATGCTGGAGTTTTTTAAACAAAGGTTTGAAGCGCTAATGCAGTCGGGTGGGTATAAATTTGACGAGATAAAAGCCGTACTTGCAGTTGGTTTTTATGATTTTTTAAATGCCAAGTCTCGCATAGATGCACTTTCAAAAGCAAGGTTAGACCAAAGGTTCTCGCTTTTAACTATACCGTTTAAAAGAGCGTCAAATATTATTATTCAAGCTGAAAAGAAATCTATTGCAATACCAAACTGTGTAGATGAAACTATATTTAACTGTGATGAAGAAAAAAATCTATATTCGTCAATAAAACAAATTGAGTTGGAAGTTTTATCAAAAGTATCTGATGGCGATTATTTATCTGCGTTAATGCTTGTTGCCAACCTTAAAGAAGCTGTAGATGAGTTTTTTGTAAAAGTTATGGTAATGGATAACGACGAAGTAATTCGTTCTAACCGTTTAGCGTTGTTGAAAACATTAGTTGGTCTTATCTCAAAAATCGCTGATATTTCTTTACTGCAAGGATAGAATTAATTTAAGTCGCGGGATTTACACCCGCCCCCAGTGATACTTTTCTTTGAATGCCCAAAGTTACACCAAGAGTTTGCAATAGGATGCGGGATTCGACAAACGATGCCGGACTTTTTCTTCCTCAAAAAAGTTCGTACGATGTCTATACATCGCTCTCTCTCTTTGAGTTGAAAAACCCTCGGCCTCGCTCGTCTCGGTCCACACACCTATTACAAAATCTGTGTTGAAGTAACCAAAGGAAATGCACCCACGGTGGCTATTCACTCGTATTTTTATGGTGGCTGTGGAACTCGCCCATAATACAGAGTCGGTCTCAAGCAGTCCTCGCCGAAACCTCCATAAAAATGCTCATTCATTATCAGCCAAAGTGGGATGGAAAAGCTCGCAAGGCAAAAGGTCTGTCATTCCCGCGGATAGTTAGCGGGAATCTAAAAAGGTTTGTCATCTCGATGAGCGAAGCGAAGAGAGATCTTGCAAAAAACGATATAAGTATTGTGTACCAGAAATTTTCACAAAAGGACAAAATACGAGATACTCAAATAATTTTAGCAAGAAAAACCAGAAGGGTATAGAAAAGAGCAAATTTCGTAATCATGGAATGAGATTTTAGATAAATAAAATGGGTAATAAAATGTGTGTTAACATATGTGTGCTTGGAAGTAGCAGTAGTGGAAATTGTACAGCGTTATGGTCACAAAAACTGGGAATATTAATTGATTGTGGTGGAAGCATTAAGCGTTGGGAGGGACATTTAAAATCTATTGAATTGAATTATGGAAAAATACGTGGAATATTGATAACACATGGGCATTGTGATCACATTAATGAAAACACAATAAATTTTGCTCAAAAGAATAGTATTCCAATATATATTCATGAACATACATATAATACAATTAAGAATAGATATAATCTTAAAGATAATTTGATAAGAGATGGATTGATAAAAATTCATACAAATAGAGAGTTTAGAATTGACTATCTTAAAATAACCCCTTTTAAAATTTATCACGACGACATAGGTCATGAGGATTATGTAGGTAGCCCTTGTGGTTTTTCCGTTTACTTTGAAAATAAAAAAATCAGTTATATTACTGATACGAAGGAAATAACATACGATATGATTCAAGAAGTATTAGATTCGGATGCAATTGTATTAGAAACAAATCACGATTTAGAAATCATAGAAAGAAACCCACCAAATCATTTTGGGTGGTGCGAACATTTAAGCAATCAAAAAGCAGGAACAGCTTTAGTTGAAATGATAATTAGGTCTACAAAATCAAATTCGTTTAAATATGTGTTTCTTGCGCACGTGAGTGACGATAATAATACTCCAGAAAGACCTAAGATTGTAGTGGAAAAAATACTGCATAAAAATGGCATTAATCATGTTATATTAATAGAAACTTATAAATGTAATCGCACAAGTATTTACACTATTTAATAGGGAATATATTTTAATCGAAATCGGTGTCAGATTTCTATAATACTTTTGTGCCATTCGACTGCACTCAGCACATTACCTAACGAGAAATAAAAATGATTCCAAACTTAATTAAGATAAATAAAGAGTATCAAAATATCTATAGTTAATGACTAAATAATATATATCAATAAATATAGATAAAACATCATCGAAAAATGGAACAAAAGCAATTATGAAGAATTCTAATGACTTCCAAAGATTAAGAAATAAAAATGCTTTATATAATGAAGCGAATAT is drawn from Endomicrobiales bacterium and contains these coding sequences:
- the glyS gene encoding glycine--tRNA ligase subunit beta, whose protein sequence is IEQKIIERACLLAKADLVTDMIYEYPELQGTIGALYANKDGEDKNVAISIQEHYWPLSADGKLPNSSLSTIISIADKIDTLCGDFAAGLIPSGSADPYGLRRASVGVIRMLLGGTSLEISSLIDKAYSLLPEKLSNNVRSKEQMLEFFKQRFEALMQSGGYKFDEIKAVLAVGFYDFLNAKSRIDALSKARLDQRFSLLTIPFKRASNIIIQAEKKSIAIPNCVDETIFNCDEEKNLYSSIKQIELEVLSKVSDGDYLSALMLVANLKEAVDEFFVKVMVMDNDEVIRSNRLALLKTLVGLISKIADISLLQG
- a CDS encoding MBL fold metallo-hydrolase, which encodes MGNKMCVNICVLGSSSSGNCTALWSQKLGILIDCGGSIKRWEGHLKSIELNYGKIRGILITHGHCDHINENTINFAQKNSIPIYIHEHTYNTIKNRYNLKDNLIRDGLIKIHTNREFRIDYLKITPFKIYHDDIGHEDYVGSPCGFSVYFENKKISYITDTKEITYDMIQEVLDSDAIVLETNHDLEIIERNPPNHFGWCEHLSNQKAGTALVEMIIRSTKSNSFKYVFLAHVSDDNNTPERPKIVVEKILHKNGINHVILIETYKCNRTSIYTI